One region of Flavobacterium sp. KACC 22763 genomic DNA includes:
- a CDS encoding Na+/H+ antiporter — protein MENYSLIIFILAIVIGLSAFADKAKLPYPILLVIVGVAIGFIPTINEIEINPEIIFLIFLPPLLYDASFNISPKHFKTNISTISSLAIPLVFFTTFWIAVVSHYMIPGMTWPLSFVLGAVLSATDAVAAINITKGLGIPQKTLTILEGESLINDASALVAYHFAVAAVMGATFVIWKAAFQFVFLLAGGFLVGAVMGKILGIILRTVRNNINVVVSFMLLMPFVTYLVAEHLHVSGVIAVVFLGLAMARLSSKVFPEHLKNSSKSLWDVIIFLLNGLIFILIGLNFRYVLEDIESDMILPYIGYAVIITIVALLTRMVRIFLQKINLQKAFKNNDKKKRKVSENALLDFGNSLIISWSGMRGIVSLAIAIGLPKFLEDGTPFPLRNAIIFISIAVVLLTLIGQGLTLPWIVKKINEKAAQNKIDSTS, from the coding sequence ATGGAAAACTACAGCCTTATCATCTTTATTCTTGCTATCGTAATTGGGCTGTCTGCCTTTGCAGACAAAGCCAAACTTCCCTACCCTATTCTGCTAGTTATTGTTGGAGTTGCCATCGGATTCATTCCAACGATAAATGAAATCGAAATCAATCCCGAAATCATTTTCCTTATTTTTCTTCCCCCGCTCTTATATGATGCTTCGTTTAATATTTCGCCAAAACATTTCAAAACCAATATAAGCACAATTAGTTCACTAGCAATACCATTAGTTTTTTTCACTACTTTTTGGATTGCAGTAGTTTCCCATTATATGATTCCCGGCATGACATGGCCTTTATCGTTTGTACTGGGAGCTGTACTTTCAGCAACCGATGCTGTAGCTGCGATAAACATCACAAAAGGACTCGGAATACCCCAAAAAACTTTAACTATACTCGAAGGCGAAAGCTTAATAAACGACGCCTCAGCTTTGGTTGCCTATCATTTTGCAGTTGCTGCCGTTATGGGGGCTACTTTTGTAATCTGGAAAGCCGCTTTTCAATTTGTTTTCTTATTGGCAGGAGGTTTTTTGGTAGGTGCGGTAATGGGGAAAATATTAGGAATCATACTAAGAACGGTTAGAAACAACATTAATGTCGTTGTGAGTTTTATGCTTTTAATGCCTTTTGTCACCTATCTTGTTGCCGAGCATTTGCACGTTTCTGGAGTTATAGCAGTTGTTTTCTTAGGTTTGGCAATGGCACGTTTAAGTAGTAAAGTTTTTCCTGAGCACCTAAAAAACAGTTCTAAAAGTCTTTGGGACGTTATTATCTTTTTACTCAACGGATTAATTTTTATCTTAATCGGACTCAATTTCAGATACGTTTTAGAAGATATAGAGAGCGATATGATTTTGCCTTATATTGGTTATGCAGTAATAATAACAATTGTAGCATTACTCACGAGAATGGTCCGAATATTTCTTCAAAAAATAAACCTCCAGAAAGCCTTTAAAAATAACGACAAGAAAAAGCGAAAAGTAAGCGAAAATGCTCTTCTCGACTTTGGAAACAGCTTAATTATTAGCTGGTCAGGAATGCGAGGTATTGTATCGCTGGCCATTGCAATCGGGTTACCAAAATTCTTAGAAGACGGAACGCCATTTCCACTTAGAAATGCAATTATTTTTATTTCCATTGCAGTTGTACTCCTTACTTTAATTGGGCAAGGATTAACACTGCCATGGATTGTTAAAAAAATAAACGAAAAAGCAGCGCAAAACAAAATTGACTCAACCTCATAA
- the dnaK gene encoding molecular chaperone DnaK — protein MGKIIGIDLGTTNSCVSVMEGNEAVVIPNAEGKRTTPSIIAFVEGGEIKVGDPAKRQAVTNPTKTIASIKRFMGHTFAETQEEAKRVPYSVVKGDNNTPRVDIDGRLYTAQELSAMTLQKMKKTAEDYLGQTVTEAVITVPAYFNDAQRQATKEAGEIAGLKVMRIINEPTAAALAYGLDKKGNDQKIAVYDLGGGTFDISVLELGDGVFEVLSTNGDTHLGGDDFDQVIIDWLADEFKSEEGIDLRLDPMSLQRLKEAAEKAKIELSSSAETEINLPYVTATASGPKHLVKKLSRAKFEQLSDSLVKRSMEPVAKALKDAGLSTSDIDEVILVGGSTRMPRIADEVEKFFGKKASKGVNPDEVVAIGAAIQGGVLSGDVKDVLLLDVTPLSLGIETMGGVLTKLIESNTTIPTKKSQVFSTAADSQPSVEIHVLQGERAMAADNKTIGRFHLDGIPPAPRGVPQIEVTFDIDANGIIKVSATDKGTGKSHDIRIEASSGLTAEEIEKMKKDAEANADADRIAKERAEKLNEADSTIFQTESQLKELGDKLTDDQKTAIEYALTELRMAHQSQDLDAIQKGLDNVNAAWKTATEAMYAQGGEGQQAAPQQEQSSGDNVEDVEFEEVK, from the coding sequence ATGGGTAAAATAATCGGAATTGACTTAGGTACGACGAACTCTTGTGTTTCTGTAATGGAAGGTAACGAAGCAGTTGTTATCCCTAACGCAGAAGGAAAAAGAACTACACCATCTATCATCGCTTTTGTTGAAGGTGGAGAAATTAAAGTAGGTGATCCTGCAAAAAGACAAGCAGTAACTAACCCTACAAAAACGATTGCTTCTATTAAACGTTTTATGGGACACACTTTTGCTGAAACTCAAGAAGAAGCAAAAAGAGTTCCTTACAGTGTTGTAAAAGGTGACAACAATACTCCACGTGTGGATATTGACGGTCGTTTATACACTGCTCAAGAATTGTCTGCAATGACACTTCAAAAAATGAAAAAAACTGCTGAAGACTATTTAGGTCAAACAGTAACTGAGGCAGTTATTACTGTTCCTGCATACTTTAACGATGCGCAACGTCAAGCTACAAAAGAAGCTGGTGAAATCGCTGGTCTTAAAGTTATGCGTATCATCAACGAGCCAACTGCTGCTGCACTTGCTTACGGATTAGATAAAAAAGGAAATGATCAAAAAATTGCTGTTTACGATTTAGGTGGAGGTACTTTTGATATCTCTGTTCTTGAATTAGGAGACGGTGTATTTGAAGTATTATCTACAAATGGTGATACTCACTTAGGTGGTGATGATTTTGACCAAGTTATTATTGACTGGTTAGCTGACGAATTCAAATCTGAAGAAGGAATTGATTTACGTTTAGACCCAATGTCATTACAGCGTTTGAAAGAAGCTGCTGAGAAAGCTAAGATTGAATTATCATCTTCTGCTGAAACAGAAATCAACTTACCATACGTAACTGCTACTGCTTCTGGACCAAAACACTTAGTGAAAAAATTATCTAGAGCTAAATTTGAGCAATTATCTGATTCTTTAGTAAAACGTTCTATGGAGCCAGTTGCTAAAGCATTAAAAGATGCAGGTTTATCTACATCTGATATCGACGAAGTAATCCTTGTAGGAGGTTCTACTCGTATGCCAAGAATCGCTGACGAAGTTGAAAAATTCTTCGGTAAAAAAGCTTCTAAAGGTGTTAACCCTGATGAGGTTGTTGCTATTGGAGCTGCTATTCAAGGTGGAGTTTTATCTGGAGATGTAAAAGATGTATTGTTACTTGATGTAACTCCTCTTTCTTTAGGTATCGAAACTATGGGTGGTGTATTGACTAAATTAATCGAGTCTAACACAACTATCCCAACTAAAAAATCTCAAGTATTCTCTACTGCTGCTGATTCTCAACCATCTGTTGAAATTCACGTTTTACAAGGAGAAAGAGCTATGGCTGCTGATAACAAAACTATCGGTCGTTTCCACTTAGATGGTATTCCACCAGCACCAAGAGGAGTTCCTCAAATCGAAGTAACTTTCGATATCGATGCTAATGGTATCATCAAAGTTTCTGCAACTGATAAAGGAACAGGAAAATCTCATGATATCCGTATCGAAGCTTCTTCTGGATTAACAGCTGAAGAAATCGAAAAAATGAAAAAAGATGCTGAAGCTAACGCTGATGCTGACAGAATTGCAAAAGAAAGAGCTGAGAAATTGAACGAAGCTGATAGTACTATCTTCCAAACTGAATCTCAATTGAAAGAGTTAGGAGATAAATTGACAGACGATCAAAAAACAGCTATCGAATACGCTTTAACTGAATTGAGAATGGCTCACCAATCTCAAGATCTTGATGCAATCCAAAAAGGATTAGACAATGTTAATGCAGCTTGGAAAACAGCTACAGAAGCAATGTACGCTCAAGGAGGTGAAGGACAACAAGCTGCTCCACAACAAGAGCAGTCTTCTGGAGATAACGTTGAAGACGTTGAATTCGAAGAGGTGAAATAA
- a CDS encoding AAA family ATPase, translating to MEKLIVKNFGPIKEAEIDLTKYVVFIGDTSTGKSVLAKLISIFRDFSNVVGNKYDDLDYEKELDLTNQLKNYNIDFDFEDSYFEFSNSDLLITIEKKKISNIRDGSEKIKLSNLEALGDFHNLEMKKTLLSLLNNTRKSIYFPPERILTSLIGSSISGLWANNVALPVCFKNFAANYEVARKEKQNVSFEDFGFSYAFVNNEELIYNPSGEFQLNKASSGIQSLLPLLLVLNHELRSEVLKPELNFLVEEPELNLFPIKQKKLIDYLIQNISKTNHKLIITTHSPYILSALDTLILAKNTFDEHTSLKDVISKIVFEQRWIDYNEISVYEVRNDGIVYSIKNEEFRSIDTNAIDKVSDIISEEFDKLTELRYAQ from the coding sequence ATGGAAAAGTTGATTGTTAAAAATTTCGGACCAATAAAAGAAGCTGAAATAGATTTGACTAAATATGTGGTGTTTATTGGGGATACTTCTACTGGGAAAAGTGTTTTGGCGAAGTTAATTTCTATTTTTAGGGATTTTTCCAATGTTGTGGGAAATAAATATGATGATTTAGATTATGAAAAAGAATTAGATTTAACTAATCAATTAAAAAATTATAATATTGATTTTGATTTTGAGGATTCTTACTTTGAATTTTCTAATTCTGATTTATTAATAACAATTGAAAAGAAAAAAATTTCAAATATAAGGGATGGATCAGAGAAGATTAAGTTATCAAATCTAGAGGCACTCGGAGATTTTCATAATCTGGAAATGAAAAAAACTCTGTTGTCGCTTCTTAATAATACTAGAAAATCAATTTATTTTCCTCCTGAAAGAATTTTGACTTCTTTGATAGGGTCATCTATTTCTGGATTATGGGCTAATAATGTAGCGCTTCCAGTTTGTTTTAAAAATTTTGCAGCAAATTATGAAGTTGCAAGAAAAGAAAAACAAAATGTGTCATTTGAAGATTTTGGTTTTAGTTATGCTTTTGTTAATAATGAAGAATTGATATATAATCCTAGTGGTGAGTTTCAATTAAATAAAGCTTCAAGCGGAATACAATCATTATTACCGCTTCTTTTAGTCTTAAATCATGAATTAAGGTCAGAAGTTTTAAAACCAGAATTAAATTTTTTAGTAGAAGAGCCTGAATTGAATTTATTTCCTATAAAGCAAAAAAAATTAATTGATTATTTGATACAAAATATAAGTAAAACAAATCATAAACTTATAATTACTACACACAGCCCGTATATACTTTCGGCATTAGATACATTAATACTTGCGAAAAATACCTTTGATGAGCATACAAGTTTAAAAGATGTCATTAGTAAAATAGTTTTTGAACAAAGGTGGATTGATTATAATGAAATTTCTGTTTATGAAGTACGAAATGATGGGATAGTTTATTCAATCAAGAATGAAGAATTTAGAAGTATTGATACAAATGCAATTGATAAAGTTTCAGATATTATTTCTGAGGAATTTGATAAATTAACAGAGTTACGATATGCACAATAA
- the corA gene encoding magnesium/cobalt transporter CorA — translation MRKIKYKKGRKLQHITLEYTGTHREHETEMQLFVYNDADVVEYDKFTVLALNSCFDYTKNNWLNIHGLHDINLIKTIGAHFKLDDFLLADILNTTKRTKLEDQQEILFFNIKSLLPSEYSDNISVEQLSFILKDGILISFQEKRSDFFTHIRERLRTHAGIVRTKKVDYLLYLLLDAVMENFYITLEDEEDKIEDLINLTKKDAKPVILEKIENHRDNLNFLKRSIVPLRDSLYYLKTKKDDDDDNGLIQKETFNFFIRLHQKSLELLDQIESDMSALESASNFYFSEQSRKMNEIMKTLTIISAIFIPLTFIVGVYGMNFENMPELKMQNGYFVVMGLMFLLVIALIIYFKKRRWF, via the coding sequence ATGAGAAAGATTAAATACAAGAAAGGGCGCAAGCTGCAACATATTACTTTAGAGTACACTGGCACGCATAGAGAGCACGAAACAGAGATGCAGCTTTTTGTATATAATGACGCAGATGTTGTCGAATACGATAAATTTACTGTCTTGGCTCTAAATTCTTGTTTTGATTACACAAAAAATAATTGGCTCAATATTCATGGACTTCATGATATTAATCTTATAAAAACGATTGGTGCTCATTTTAAATTAGATGATTTTCTTCTTGCTGATATTTTAAACACTACCAAAAGAACCAAATTAGAAGATCAGCAAGAGATTCTGTTCTTCAATATAAAATCGCTTCTTCCTTCTGAATATTCGGATAACATAAGTGTTGAACAACTAAGCTTTATTTTGAAGGACGGAATCTTAATTTCCTTTCAAGAAAAACGTAGCGACTTCTTTACCCATATTCGAGAGCGTTTACGTACGCATGCTGGAATTGTTAGAACCAAAAAGGTAGATTATCTCTTGTATTTACTTTTAGACGCTGTAATGGAAAATTTCTACATTACGCTGGAAGATGAAGAAGATAAAATCGAAGATTTAATCAATTTAACTAAAAAAGACGCTAAACCAGTTATTTTAGAAAAAATTGAAAACCATCGCGATAACTTAAACTTCTTAAAACGCTCTATAGTGCCGCTTCGAGATTCGCTTTATTATTTAAAAACGAAAAAAGATGACGACGATGATAATGGATTAATCCAGAAAGAAACATTCAATTTTTTTATCAGATTGCATCAGAAAAGTTTAGAACTTTTAGATCAAATAGAATCAGATATGAGCGCTTTAGAGAGTGCTTCTAATTTTTATTTTTCGGAACAAAGCCGAAAAATGAACGAAATCATGAAAACGCTGACCATCATATCAGCCATATTTATTCCGCTTACTTTTATTGTTGGAGTATACGGAATGAACTTTGAAAACATGCCAGAACTTAAAATGCAAAATGGCTATTTTGTAGTCATGGGTTTAATGTTTTTGCTGGTAATAGCCCTAATCATTTATTTCAAAAAACGGCGCTGGTTTTAA
- the pta gene encoding phosphate acetyltransferase, producing MSKAIYIATSDHNSGKSIITLGLMSILIGKTAKVGYFRPIIEDFVDGEVDNHIETVLSYFNLDIAFEDAYAITKSRLIKKKNKGKIGEVLDLIIEKYKKLEERFDFVLVEGTSFTGEGTSIELDLNVLIAKNLGIPTIIVGSGVGKTLEELLDSLYLVYDSFKVKEVEVLSVFANKVQPENIELVTNSLQKSLPSNVLINTIPLISSLNNPTMQEIVNELNAKVLFGENYLNNEIGHYSVGAMQLHNYLVHLHNNALVITPGDRSDIILGALQANESANYPTISGIILTGNIVPEESILKLIEGLSAIVPIIAVDGGTYHITNKIGSIKSEIYANNTHKIETSINTFEKYVEIEALSQRVITFQPEGMTPKMFQYNMVKRAKQHRKHIVLPEGNDDRIITAASRLLDMDVVDISIIGDKKQIESKVAELGLTFDFSKVNIINPIESEMYEDYANTYYELRKAKNVSITMARDLMEDVSYFGTMMVYKGHADGMVSGAAHTTQHTILPALQFIKTKPNSSVVSSVFFMCLEDRVSVFGDCAINPNPTAEQLAEIAISSAESSLAFGIEPKIAMLSYSSGSSGKGDEVDKVRTATAIVKEKRPDLKIEGPIQYDAAVDLSVGKSKMPDSEVAGQASVLIFPDLNTGNNTYKAVQRETGALAIGPMLQGLNKPVNDLSRGCTVDDIINTVVITAIQAQGM from the coding sequence ATGAGTAAAGCAATATATATAGCCACTAGCGATCATAATAGCGGTAAATCAATTATTACGCTCGGATTAATGAGTATCTTAATTGGTAAAACAGCTAAAGTAGGGTATTTTAGACCTATAATCGAAGATTTTGTCGATGGTGAGGTAGATAATCATATTGAAACCGTTTTGTCGTATTTCAACCTCGATATTGCGTTTGAAGATGCTTACGCTATTACCAAAAGCAGATTAATCAAGAAAAAGAATAAAGGAAAGATAGGAGAGGTTCTGGATCTGATTATTGAGAAGTATAAAAAACTAGAAGAAAGATTTGATTTTGTTTTGGTTGAAGGAACCAGCTTTACGGGAGAAGGAACTTCAATCGAATTGGATTTGAATGTTTTGATTGCCAAAAACCTCGGAATTCCAACCATAATTGTAGGTTCTGGAGTTGGAAAAACCTTAGAAGAGCTTTTAGATAGCTTGTATTTAGTCTATGATTCTTTCAAAGTAAAAGAGGTTGAAGTTTTATCTGTTTTTGCCAATAAAGTACAGCCGGAAAATATCGAATTGGTGACAAATAGTTTGCAAAAAAGTTTGCCTTCAAACGTATTGATCAACACAATTCCGCTTATTTCGAGTTTGAATAATCCGACTATGCAGGAAATTGTAAACGAATTGAATGCTAAAGTCTTGTTTGGAGAAAATTATCTGAATAACGAAATCGGACATTACAGTGTAGGTGCCATGCAACTTCATAACTATTTGGTGCATCTGCATAACAACGCTCTTGTAATTACGCCAGGAGACCGTTCGGATATTATTTTAGGAGCTTTACAGGCAAATGAATCGGCAAATTACCCGACGATTTCAGGAATTATCCTGACAGGAAATATTGTTCCAGAAGAAAGTATTTTAAAGCTTATTGAAGGACTTTCTGCGATCGTACCAATTATCGCTGTTGATGGTGGAACGTATCATATTACCAATAAAATAGGTTCTATAAAATCGGAGATTTACGCCAACAATACACATAAGATTGAAACCTCAATTAATACTTTTGAAAAGTACGTCGAAATCGAAGCTTTATCGCAAAGAGTAATTACTTTTCAGCCTGAAGGTATGACACCAAAAATGTTTCAATACAACATGGTTAAAAGAGCTAAACAGCACCGTAAACATATCGTACTGCCGGAAGGAAATGATGACCGAATTATTACAGCAGCATCGAGATTGCTGGATATGGATGTAGTAGATATTTCAATCATTGGAGATAAAAAACAAATAGAAAGTAAAGTTGCAGAACTTGGACTTACATTTGATTTTTCTAAAGTGAATATCATCAATCCGATCGAATCTGAAATGTATGAAGATTATGCTAATACTTATTATGAGCTTAGAAAAGCTAAAAATGTAAGTATTACAATGGCAAGAGATTTAATGGAAGATGTATCGTATTTCGGAACTATGATGGTCTACAAAGGTCATGCAGACGGAATGGTTTCTGGTGCAGCGCACACGACACAGCATACCATTTTACCGGCATTGCAATTCATTAAAACTAAACCCAATTCTTCTGTAGTTTCTTCTGTATTCTTTATGTGTCTAGAAGACAGAGTATCTGTTTTTGGTGATTGTGCCATTAATCCAAACCCAACAGCAGAACAATTGGCAGAAATCGCTATTTCTTCAGCTGAGTCAAGCTTAGCTTTCGGAATTGAACCAAAAATCGCCATGCTTTCTTATTCTTCGGGATCATCAGGAAAAGGAGATGAGGTTGACAAAGTAAGAACGGCTACAGCAATCGTAAAAGAAAAAAGACCAGATTTAAAAATCGAAGGGCCAATTCAGTACGATGCAGCAGTTGATTTAAGTGTTGGAAAAAGCAAAATGCCAGATTCAGAAGTGGCAGGACAGGCCAGTGTATTGATTTTCCCAGATTTAAATACTGGAAATAATACTTACAAAGCCGTTCAAAGAGAAACAGGAGCTTTGGCAATTGGTCCAATGTTACAAGGTTTAAATAAGCCTGTAAACGACTTAAGCCGTGGCTGTACTGTAGATGATATTATCAATACAGTAGTAATTACAGCGATTCAAGCACAAGGAATGTAG
- a CDS encoding acetate/propionate family kinase, with amino-acid sequence MKILIINSGSSSIKYQLMVMPENEVICSGMIDRIGLETSNITFKTATSSREETLPIPNHKVGLQKVANMLLDPEKGVIKSTSEIAAVGHRVVHGGSDFSATVKIDEKVKEKIKQLFELAPLHNPANLEGINVAEEIFSSAEQIAVFDTAFHQTMPEVAYKYAIPNYLLTENKVRVYGFHGTSHKYVSEKAINYLKDNSKIITIHLGNGCSMAAVKNGKCIDTSMGFSPSNGLIMGTRAGDIDQSVVFYMIKNLGYTPDEVNAVLLKQSGMLGLTGYSDLRDIEAEAEKGNKDCQLALQMNAYRIRKTIGAYAAALNGLDAIVFTAGIGENSSYMRNLICTDMNYFGIEIDTGKNELRSKELREINSEKSKVKVLVVPTDEEYEIANQVFQLLEN; translated from the coding sequence ATGAAAATACTAATTATAAACTCAGGAAGTTCTTCAATCAAATACCAGTTAATGGTAATGCCAGAAAACGAAGTAATCTGTTCTGGAATGATTGACCGAATTGGTTTAGAAACTTCAAATATTACTTTTAAAACAGCCACTTCCTCACGTGAAGAAACACTTCCGATTCCGAATCATAAAGTAGGTTTACAGAAAGTAGCTAATATGCTTTTGGATCCTGAAAAAGGAGTAATTAAATCGACTTCAGAGATTGCAGCTGTTGGTCATCGCGTGGTGCACGGCGGAAGCGATTTTAGCGCAACAGTAAAAATTGATGAAAAAGTTAAGGAAAAAATCAAACAGCTTTTTGAATTGGCGCCTTTGCACAATCCTGCCAATTTAGAAGGAATTAATGTGGCAGAAGAAATCTTTAGTTCTGCAGAACAAATTGCTGTTTTTGATACCGCTTTTCATCAAACTATGCCAGAGGTAGCGTATAAATATGCGATTCCGAATTATCTTTTGACAGAAAACAAAGTACGTGTTTACGGTTTTCATGGAACGAGCCACAAATATGTTTCTGAAAAGGCTATTAATTATTTAAAAGATAATTCTAAAATAATTACCATTCACTTAGGAAATGGTTGTAGTATGGCCGCTGTGAAAAACGGAAAATGTATTGATACTTCAATGGGATTTTCTCCTTCAAACGGTTTGATTATGGGGACCAGAGCAGGAGATATTGACCAGTCAGTGGTATTTTATATGATTAAAAATTTAGGATATACTCCAGACGAAGTAAATGCTGTTTTGTTGAAACAAAGCGGTATGCTTGGGCTTACAGGTTACAGCGATTTGCGTGATATTGAAGCCGAAGCAGAAAAAGGCAACAAAGATTGTCAATTAGCTTTACAAATGAATGCGTACAGAATTCGAAAAACAATTGGAGCTTATGCCGCCGCTCTAAACGGATTAGATGCAATTGTTTTTACTGCAGGAATTGGAGAAAACTCATCTTATATGCGTAATTTGATTTGTACCGATATGAATTATTTCGGAATTGAAATTGACACAGGGAAAAATGAACTGCGTTCTAAAGAATTAAGAGAAATCAATTCAGAGAAGTCTAAAGTAAAAGTTTTAGTAGTTCCGACTGATGAAGAATACGAAATTGCAAATCAGGTTTTTCAATTGCTTGAAAATTAG